Proteins encoded by one window of Elaeis guineensis isolate ETL-2024a chromosome 12, EG11, whole genome shotgun sequence:
- the LOC105055406 gene encoding small ribosomal subunit protein mL103 (rPPR7), with protein MAAALRRNPRFLLPRLRTSSLSTASSEVQPSLSISRTKSAIRAEHDPDRLADLFLSAANSPAFYGDRPLYRLSIRRLAAARRTDLVERLLEHQKSDPSVPKSEGFLIRLLSLYSDAGMLDHAVRTFDHIAAAGCPRSERSLCALLSAFLRHGRFDRLHESFDRVPRELGIAPGISCYNVLLDALCAGGEVEKAHNLLEEMPEKGVNPDIISYNTVLSGFLKKGDEARFDEVLKKITEKGLSPNVVTYNCRISALCGKGKSFEAEELLDVMVSKEVYPNRLSFKTLIDAFSKQGDVDSAMRVFKRMQDMKRNDGSGVSASFEMYMVLLHGLVGKGKLGPGVEVFKECLERKWAPPFETVRGLVDGLIKNSQVDEAKDVIAKMRKVVRGDAADAWKNVEGEFAL; from the coding sequence ATGGCGGCGGCGCTTCGTCGGAACCCTAGATTCCTCCTCCCTCGCCTCCGCACGTCCTCCCTCTCCACCGCTTCCTCCGAGGTCCAACCCTCGCTCTCCATCTCCCGCACCAAGTCCGCCATCCGCGCCGAGCACGACCCGGACCGCCTCGCCGACCTCTTCCTCTCCGCCGCCAACTCCCCGGCCTTCTACGGTGACCGCCCCCTCTACCGCCTTTCCATCCGCCGACTTGCTGCTGCCCGACGCACCGACCTCGTTGAGCGCCTCCTCGAGCACCAGAAGTCCGACCCTTCCGTGCCAAAGTCCGAGGGCTTCCTCATCcgcctcctctctctctactCCGACGCAGGAATGCTCGACCACGCCGTCCGCACCTTCGACCACATCGCTGCCGCCGGCTGTCCGCGCTCCGAACGCTCCCTCTGCGCCCTTCTCTCCGCCTTCCTCCGACACGGCCGCTTCGACCGCCTCCACGAGTCCTTCGATCGTGTCCCCAGAGAGCTCGGCATCGCCCCGGGCATCTCCTGCTACAACGTGCTCCTAGATGCTTTGTGCGCTGGTGGTGAGGTCGAGAAAGCTCACAACTTGCTCGAGGAAATGCCCGAGAAAGGGGTGAATCCCGACATAATTTCCTACAATACGGTCTTGAGCGGGTTTCTAAAGAAAGGGGATGAAGCCCGGTTTGACGAGGTGTTGAAAAAGATTACGGAGAAAGGATTGAGTCCAAACGTGGTCACCTATAATTGCCGGATCTCGGCGCTCTGTGGGAAAGGTAAGAGCTTTGAGGCTGAGGAGTTGTTGGATGTGATGGTCTCGAAGGAGGTATATCCTAACAGGCTTAGCTTCAAGACCTTAATTGATGCCTTCTCCAAACAAGGGGATGTGGATTCAGCTATGAGGGTCTTCAAGAGGATGCAGGATATGAAGAGGAACGATGGCAGTGGCGTGTCAGCTAGTTTCGAGATGTATATGGTGTTGCTTCATGGTTTGGTCGGGAAAGGAAAGCTTGGTCCTGGGGTGGAGGTCTTCAAGGAGTGTTTGGAGAGAAAGTGGGCGCCTCCGTTTGAGACTGTGAGAGGATTGGTTGATGGCTTGATAAAGAATAGTCAGGTGGATGAGGCGAAGGACGTCATCGCGAAGATGAGGAAAGTGGTCAGGGGAGATGCTGCTGATGCATGGAAGAACGTTGAAGGTGAATTCGCTTTGTAG
- the LOC105055405 gene encoding uncharacterized protein, with protein sequence MALITSSRRHRSFLLLHDHLRLLSSSPSPPPTAAAAPIFLGHHAFDPAIRRLARARRFSDIEALLEPLKKDPRASGEPFLAAVVTSYAAAGMLEHALRTLDEIPSLGAPRTALSFNALLSALNHSPLPFSRRRVPELFTDLSRRLSIVPDKVSYGILVKSHCLAGNARKALAVLKEMEERKIEVTTVTYTTLLDSFYKEGRPEEAERLWKEMEKKGLKPDLPAYNVRIMYRALEGKPQDVLDLIREIEAARLKPDTITYNYLISCYCSHGRFEEAKKVYKELEEKGCVPNTATFRNLLASLCRNEDFDGALEVFTDGVKQGKVPDLGLVKLLVEGLMKNSKVRAAKRVISGLKKKFPKYFTGDWKKLEKVVGVNVNGEGSEQVVAA encoded by the coding sequence ATGGCGCTCATCACTTCCTCCCGCCGCCACCgctccttcctcctcctccacgACCACCTCCGCCTCCTCTCATCCTCCCCATCTCCGCCTCCTACCGCCGCCGCTGCTCCCATCTTCCTCGGCCACCACGCATTCGACCCCGCCATCCGCCGCCTTGCCCGCGCCCGCCGCTTCTCCGACATCGAGGCCCTCCTCGAGCCCCTCAAGAAGGATCCCCGCGCCTCCGGTGAACCCTTCCTCGCCGCCGTCGTCACCTCTTACGCTGCCGCTGGCATGCTCGAACACGCCCTCCGCACCCTCGACGAGATCCCCTCCCTCGGCGCCCCCCGCACCGCCCTTTCCTTCAATGCCCTCCTCTCCGCCCTCAACCACTCCCCCCTCCCCTTCTCCCGCCGCCGCGTCCCCGAACTCTTCACGGACCTCTCCCGCCGCCTCTCCATCGTCCCCGACAAGGTCTCCTACGGCATCCTCGTCAAGTCCCACTGCCTCGCCGGCAACGCCAGGAAGGCCCTCGCCGTCCTCAAGGAGATGGAGGAGAGAAAGATAGAGGTCACCACCGTCACCTACACTACCCTTCTCGATTCCTTCTATAAGGAGGGCAGGCCGGAGGAGGCCGAGAGATTGTGGAAggagatggagaagaagggatTGAAGCCCGATTTGCCGGCTTATAATGTTCGAATCATGTACCGAGCCCTCGAGGGGAAACCGCAAGACgtacttgatttgatcagagagaTTGAGGCAGCCCGATTGAAGCCTGACACCATTACTTACAACTATCTCATAAGCTGTTATTGTAGTCATGGCCGGTTCGAGGAGGCGAAGAAAGTGTATAAGGAGTTGGAGGAGAAGGGATGTGTTCCAAATACTGCGACTTTTAGGAATCTTTTGGCTTCTTTATGTAGAAATGAGGATTTTGATGGCGCTCTGGAGGTGTTCACGGATGGTGTAAAGCAAGGCAAGGTGCCAGATTTGGGTTTGGTGAAGCTTCTGGTTGAGGGGTTGATGAAGAATTCGAAGGTTAGAGCTGCAAAGAGGGTGATTAGTGGGCTGAAGAAGAAGTTTCCGAAATATTTCACTGGGGACTGGAAGAAGCTTGAGAAGGTAGTTGGTGTGAATGTGAATGGAGAAGGATCTGAGCAAGTAGTAGCTGCTTGA
- the LOC105055404 gene encoding BTB/POZ domain-containing protein At3g19850: protein MKDLCDLKVHINGQHTFLLHQRIMCSFSGRLKKMVKQERKRSQPKGSGLKITEFPGGPEGFELISRFCYSNGRILMSPANVSLLHCGAIFLEMTEEFSTCNLLTQTETFLDGLFYWTWGDILTALKLCEPFFPIADSSGLLLKLVASLLTKISANSEVPLTVATPLPSSSSSSSSSDTSGFRCSSSTKNSETIKPCFTKEWWFDDLTMLGPNIIEKFMRTLGAYGTDNKNLILTRFLLHYLKAAAKNPSFDKLEYGGLADTAVCGVVLMGRSVFSCRGLFWVLRVVSGLGLSKECRCRLERLMGLMLDQATLDDLLVSGYDGVVYDVNLVLRLVRVFVNEREGGMSLQRMKKVGRLVDKYLGEISPDPSLKVSRFLGVAESLPDSARDCFDGVYRALDIYLESHPKLTSEERMRLCQCVNYEKLTLETCKDLAKNKRIPPGVAVQALVAQQSKLRIKSYIADGIDPAATPRLVRCTAGNEAERISPELVYNKEDMKLNLQRMQNKVMELEKVCREMKGQMSKMVRTQAINSTYHHNTRGMPRLC from the exons ATGAAGGATCTCTGTGATCTCAAGGTTCACATCAATGGGCAGCACACCTTCCTCCTCCATCAG AGGATTATGTGCTCATTCTCAGGAAGACTGAAAAAGATGGTAaagcaagagaggaagagaagccaACCGAAGGGCTCAGGGCTAAAGATAACCGAGTTCCCTGGAGGCCCGGAGGGGTTTGAGCTGATATCAAGATTCTGCTACAGCAATGGGAGAATTCTCATGAGCCCAGCAAATGTCAGCCTTCTCCACTGTGGTGCCATCTTCCTTGAGATGACCGAAGAGTTCTCCACCTGCAACCTTTTGACCCAGACGGAGACTTTCTTGGATGGGCTCTTCTACTGGACCTGGGGTGACATCTTGACAGCCTTGAAGCTTTGTGAGCCTTTCTTCCCCATTGCAGACTCCTCTGGCCTGCTCCTAAAGCTCGTCGCCTCGCTCCTCACAAAGATCTCGGCCAATTCAGAGGTTCCATTGACAGTAGCCACCCCActgccttcctcctcctcctcctcctcatcttcTGATACTTCTGGGTTCAGGTGCTCCTCTTCCACCAAGAACTCTGAAACCATAAAGCCTTGCTTCACTAAAGAGTGGTGGTTTGATGACCTGACTATGCTTGGCCCAAACATCATAGAAAAGTTCATGCGGACCCTTGGAGCCTATGGCACTGATAACAAGAACCTCATACTGACCAGGTTCCTATTGCACTACCTCAAAGCAGCAGCCAAGAACCCAAGCTTTGACAAGTTAGAGTATGGTGGCCTTGCAGACACTGCAGTCTGTGGGGTCGTGCTGATGGGGAGGTCAGTCTTCTCTTGCAGGGGATTGTTTTGGGTTCTGAGGGTGGTCTCAGGCCTGGGACTGAGCAAAGAATGTAGGTGTAGGTTGGAGAGGCTGATGGGTCTGATGCTTGACCAGGCCACTTTGGATGATCTCTTGGTATCAGGGTATGATGGGGTTGTCTATGATGTGAATCTGGTGCTTAGATTGGTTAGAGTCTTTGTGAATGAAAGAGAGGGTGGGATGTCCTTGCAAAGGATGAAGAAGGTTGGGAGGTTGGTAGACAAGTACTTGGGTGAGATCTCCCCTGACCCAAGCTTGAAGGTGTCTAGGTTTCTTGGGGTGGCTGAGAGCCTGCCAGATTCTGCCAGGGACTGCTTTGATGGCGTCTATAGAGCTTTAGACATCTATCTTGAG TCACACCCAAAGCTGACCTCTGAGGAGCGCATGAGACTATGCCAATGCGTAAACTATGAGAAGCTCACCCTCGAGACCTGCAAAGACCTTGCCAAGAACAAGAGGATCCCTCCAGGAGTTGCTGTCCAAGCATTGGTTGCACAGCAATCCAAGCTTCGAATCAAGAGTTACATCGCAGATGGGATTGATCCTGCTGCAACCCCAAGGTTGGTCAGGTGCACTGCAGGGAATGAGGCCGAGAGGATCTCTCCAGAGTTGGTGTATAACAAGGAGGACATGAAGCTCAACCTACAGAGAATGCAGAACAAGGTGATGGAGTTGGAGAAAGTTTGTAGAGAGATGAAGGGCCAGATGTCTAAGATGGTGAGGACCCAGGCCATCAACAGCACCTACCACCACAATACTCGGGGAATGCCCAGGCTTTGTTGA